Proteins co-encoded in one Medicago truncatula cultivar Jemalong A17 chromosome 8, MtrunA17r5.0-ANR, whole genome shotgun sequence genomic window:
- the LOC11409618 gene encoding kinesin-like protein KIN-14C isoform X1 has protein sequence MNPPSGIKITVPRELGSPKDIFNGIDRVGHVVNTQCEVEAKHRSVLVQWLNSLLPSLDFSTNVTDGELRACLSSGTVLCQILNKLRPGPVTMVSESDHSLPSQSENVKTFLKALDGLGLPRFEISDLEKGSMKPVVDCLLILRAKSLMNSLGDNASLSNSNASSPRGYGSSSFHSSPPFGVDNRKLTSESRFQRVMSFSPSMAEPSASLIYQVGHKFHEVFQIKPGSYSDLPAAKISEMMKSNSLDNAPTQSLLSVVNGILEESVERRNGEIPHRVACLLRKVSQEIERRISTQAEHIRTQSNLFKAREEKYQSRIRVLEALASGTREESEFSTYQSELLQQMISSQLQQLKDEKVTEEEKKENEKEIIRLTKMLEDKNLEISELKQKLEATKKTYEAKCSQLEEETRDAKAELRQKSQEYEYRLEELRNAVKEIEDSSDSKYQEWRVKENQLQTVINCQFSSLQKLKSSWESIKQDAMKGKTVYVEECNRLRVNLKPLIHASQNYQAVLAENKKMFNEVQELKGNIRVFCRIRPFLIDKKEKQSIVEDIGESDLVVVNPSKEGKDVHRSFKFNKIFGPAATQGDVYADIQPFVRSVLDGYNVCIFAYGQTGSGKTYTMTGPNGATSEKLGVNYRALNDLFRISTSRGSLIDYEIWVQMVEIYNEQVRDLLSTEESPKRLGILTQSQSYGIAVPDASMFPVKSPSDVIKLMDIGLKNRAIGSTAMNERSSRSHSVVSIHVRGKDFKSGSTMHGNLHLVDLAGSERVDRSDVTGDRLKEAQHINKSLSALGDVIFALSQKSPHVPYRNSKLTQLLQTSLGGQAKTLMFVQINSDVSSYSETLSTLKFAERVSSVELGAARNNKETRELSEQVTSMKNTILKKDEEIERLKSLNASIGGISKQIQKVSSGSFKHLVEGDIKQQMDDHKTEYLRSPEKARRVTQGVSATDFQQKSSDFSDNKESRLKSLNKSVSGISKQIQKVSSGSFKHLVEGDIKQQMDDHKTEYFRSPEKARRVTQGVSATDFQQKSSDFSDNKESRLKSLNKSVSGISKHIQKVSSGSFKHLVEGDIKQRMDDHKTEFLRSPEKARQVTRGVSATDFQQKSSDFSDNKESRLKSLNKSVSGISKQIQKVSSGSFKHLVEGDTKQRMDDHKTEFLHSPEKARRVTQGVSATYFQQRSSDFSDNNSLALGTETDGSSDSSSMSEAKKTSDKSKTSKVISRTVQAVRKFGRISSTTAVAKDPSKKSSGTIKSPSIGTPKAPKRWQ, from the exons ATGAATCCCCCATCTGGTATAAAGATTACAGTACCCAGAGAATTGGGTAGTCCAAAGGACATTTTCAATGGAATTGATAGAGTTGGGCATGTAGTAAACACTCAATGTGAGGTGGAAG CTAAACATCGATCGGTTTTGGTTCAATGGTTAAATAGTCTTCTTCCTTCATTGGACTTCTCAACAAATGTCACAGATGGTGAATTAAGAGCATGCTTGAGCAGTGGTACAGTTTTGTGCCAGATACTAAACAAACTACGACCTGGTCCCGTAACTATG GTCAGTGAATCTGATCATTCTCTGCCATCACAATCAGAAAATGTTAAAACATTTCTGAAAGCTTTGGATGGATTGGGATTGCCAAGGTTTGAAATATCAGACCTAGAGAAG GGATCTATGAAGCCTGTTGTGGATTGTCTTTTAATACTCAGAGCGAAAAGTTTGATGAATTCTTTGGGAGATAATGCTTCTTTAAGTAATTCCAATGCATCAAGCCCTCGTGGGTATGGATCTTCGAGTTTTCATTCTTCCCCACCATTTGGTGTGGACAACAGGAAGCTTACATCTGAGTCAAGGTTTCAACGTGTTATGAGTTTTAGCCCTTCTATGGCGG AACCATCAGCTTCATTAATATACCAGGTTGGTCATAAGTTCCACGAGGTTTTTCAAATTAAACCTGGAAGCTATTCAGATCTTCCTGCCGCAAAAATATCAGAAATGATGAAATCAAACAGTTTAGAT AATGCTCCCACTCAATCGCTATTAAGTGTTGTCAATGGTATTCTTGAAGAAAGCGTCGAGAGAAGAAACGGAGAAATACCTCAT cgGGTGGCATGCTTGTTGAGAAAGGTTTCACAGGAGATCGAACGCCGCATATCGACACAAGCAGAACACATACGAACT CAAAGTAATCTTTTTAAGGCCCGGGAAGAAAAATATCAGTCGAGAATAAGAGTACTCGAGGCACTTGCATCTGGAACTAGAGAAGAGAGTGAG TTCTCTACTTATCAGAGCGAACTTTTGCAACAGATGATTTCTAGCCAGCTTCAACAGTTGAAG GATGAGAAGGTCACAGAGgaagaaaagaaggaaaatgaaaaagaaataattaggTTGACGAAAATGCTAGAGGACAAAAATTTGGAAATTTCAGAATTGAAACAAAAACTGGAAGCAACCAAAAAAACATATGAAGCGAAATGCTCACAGTTGGAAGAAGAAACCAGGGATGCTAAAGCAGAATTGAGACAGAAGTCTCAAGAATATGAGTATCGACTCGAAGAACTGAGGAACGCAGTTAAGGAGATTGAGGATTCTTCGGATTCAAAATATCAGGAGTGGAGAGTGAAAGAGAACCAATTGCAGACTGTTATAAATTGTCAATTTAGTTCCCTGCAG AAACTGAAATCATCGTGGGAGTCCATTAAGCAAGATGCTATGAAAGGGAAAACCGTTTATGTAGAGGAGTGTAATCGATTAC GTGTAAATCTCAAACCACTCATACATGCATCTCAGAACTATCAAGCCGTCCTtgctgaaaataaaaaaatgtttaatgaaGTTCAAGAATTAAAAG GAAATATCAGAGTATTTTGTCGAATTAGACCATTCCTTATagacaaaaaggaaaaacagtCTATTGTAGAAGACATAGGTGAAAGTGATTTGGTTGTGGTAAATCCCTCCAAAGAAGGGAAAGATGTACATCGATCATTTAAGTTCAACAAGATTTTCGGCCCTGCCGCAACTCAAG GAGATGTATACGCTGACATTCAACCTTTTGTAAGATCGGTACTCGATGGATATAATGTATGTATATTCGCTTATGGCCAAACCGGGTCCGGAAAAACTTACACAATG ACTGGTCCAAATGGAGCAACAAGTGAGAAACTCGGTGTTAATTATCGAGCTCTAAATGACCTCTTCAGAATTTCCACAAGCAGAGGAAGCCTCATAGACTATGAGATTTGGGTTCAAATGGTTGAGATATATAACGAGCAAGTTCGTGACTTGTTATCAACTGAGGAATCTCCAAAGAG ACTTGGGATTTTGACTCAATCTCAATCATACGGTATAGCAGTACCAGATGCTAGCATGTTCCCCGTAAAATCACCTTCAGATGTCATTAAGTTGATGGACATTGGACTTAAAAATAGAGCAATCGGTTCGACTGCTATGAATGAAAGAAGTAGCCGTTCTCACAg TGTGGTCTCAATTCATGTTCGTGGAAAGGATTTCAAGTCTGGTTCTACTATGCATGGTAATCTTCATTTGGTAGATTTGGCCGGAAGTGAAAGAGTAGATCGATCTGATGTAACCGGGGATAGACTTAAGGAAGCACAACATATAAACAAATCACTTTCTGCCCTCGGAGATGTAATCTTTGCCCTTTCTCAAAAGAGTCCCCATGTACCATATAGAAACAGCAAGCTTACTCAACTTCTGCAAACGTCTCTTG GCGGTCAAGCAAAGACTCTCATGTTTGTCCAGATTAACTCGGACGTCAGTTCGTATTCTGAAACTTTGAGTACTTTAAAGTTTGCTGAGAGAGTTTCCTCAGTTGAACTAGGAGCTGCACGAAATAACAAGGAGACGAGAGAATTATCTGAACAG GTGACTTCTATGAAGAACactattttgaaaaaagatgagGAGATTGAAAGGCTTAAATCACTGAACGCATCCATTGGTGGTATTTCTAAGCAAATTCAAAAAGTATCAAGTGGAAGTTTTAAGCACCTTGTTGAAGGTGATATCAAACAACAAATGGATGACCATAAAACTGAGTATCTCCGTTCGCCTGAAAAGGCTAGGCGAGTAACTCAAGGAGTCTCAGCTACAgattttcaacaaaaatcaaGTGATTTTTCTGACAACAAGGAGTCTCGGCTTAAATCACTGAACAAGTCCGTCAGTGGTATTTCTAAGCAAATTCAAAAAGTATCAAGTGGAAGTTTTAAGCACCTTGTTGAAGGTGATATCAAACAACAAATGGATGACCATAAAACTGAGTATTTCCGTTCGCCTGAAAAGGCTAGGCGAGTAACTCAAGGAGTCTCAGCTACAgattttcaacaaaaatcaaGTGATTTTTCTGACAACAAGGAGTCTCGGCTTAAATCACTGAACAAGTCCGTTAGTGGTATTTCTAAGCACATTCAAAAAGTATCAAGTGGAAGTTTTAAGCACCTTGTTGAAGGTGATATCAAACAACGAATGGATGACCATAAAACTGAGTTTCTCCGTTCGCCTGAAAAAGCTAGGCAAGTAACTCGAGGAGTCTCGGCTACAgattttcaacaaaaatcaaGTGATTTTTCTGACAACAAGGAGTCTCGGCTTAAATCATTGAACAAGTCCGTCAGTGGTATTTCTAAGCAAATTCAAAAAGTATCAAGTGGAAGTTTTAAGCACCTTGTTGAAGGTGATACCAAACAACGAATGGATGACCATAAAACTGAGTTTCTCCATTCGCCTGAAAAGGCTAGGCGAGTAACTCAAGGAGTCTCAGCTACATATTTTCAACAAAGATCAAGTGATTTTTCTGACAACAATAGTCTTGCTCTCGGCACAGAAACTGATGGTTCTTCTGATAGTTCCAGTATGAGTGAAGCCAAAAAGACTTCAGATAAGTCGAAGAC GTCCAAAGTAATATCCAGAACTGTTCAAGCGGTAAGGAAATTTGGCCGAATCTCATCTACCACAGCTGTAGCAAAGGACCCCTCAAAGAAATCATCAG GTACCATAAAAAGCCCCAGTATTGGCACACCTAAAGCTCCAAAACGGTGGCAGTAA
- the LOC11409618 gene encoding kinesin-like protein KIN-14C isoform X2, giving the protein MNPPSGIKITVPRELGSPKDIFNGIDRVGHVVNTQCEVEAKHRSVLVQWLNSLLPSLDFSTNVTDGELRACLSSGTVLCQILNKLRPGPVTMVSESDHSLPSQSENVKTFLKALDGLGLPRFEISDLEKGSMKPVVDCLLILRAKSLMNSLGDNASLSNSNASSPRGYGSSSFHSSPPFGVDNRKLTSESRFQRVMSFSPSMAEPSASLIYQVGHKFHEVFQIKPGSYSDLPAAKISEMMKSNSLDNAPTQSLLSVVNGILEESVERRNGEIPHRVACLLRKVSQEIERRISTQAEHIRTQSNLFKAREEKYQSRIRVLEALASGTREESESELLQQMISSQLQQLKDEKVTEEEKKENEKEIIRLTKMLEDKNLEISELKQKLEATKKTYEAKCSQLEEETRDAKAELRQKSQEYEYRLEELRNAVKEIEDSSDSKYQEWRVKENQLQTVINCQFSSLQKLKSSWESIKQDAMKGKTVYVEECNRLRVNLKPLIHASQNYQAVLAENKKMFNEVQELKGNIRVFCRIRPFLIDKKEKQSIVEDIGESDLVVVNPSKEGKDVHRSFKFNKIFGPAATQGDVYADIQPFVRSVLDGYNVCIFAYGQTGSGKTYTMTGPNGATSEKLGVNYRALNDLFRISTSRGSLIDYEIWVQMVEIYNEQVRDLLSTEESPKRLGILTQSQSYGIAVPDASMFPVKSPSDVIKLMDIGLKNRAIGSTAMNERSSRSHSVVSIHVRGKDFKSGSTMHGNLHLVDLAGSERVDRSDVTGDRLKEAQHINKSLSALGDVIFALSQKSPHVPYRNSKLTQLLQTSLGGQAKTLMFVQINSDVSSYSETLSTLKFAERVSSVELGAARNNKETRELSEQVTSMKNTILKKDEEIERLKSLNASIGGISKQIQKVSSGSFKHLVEGDIKQQMDDHKTEYLRSPEKARRVTQGVSATDFQQKSSDFSDNKESRLKSLNKSVSGISKQIQKVSSGSFKHLVEGDIKQQMDDHKTEYFRSPEKARRVTQGVSATDFQQKSSDFSDNKESRLKSLNKSVSGISKHIQKVSSGSFKHLVEGDIKQRMDDHKTEFLRSPEKARQVTRGVSATDFQQKSSDFSDNKESRLKSLNKSVSGISKQIQKVSSGSFKHLVEGDTKQRMDDHKTEFLHSPEKARRVTQGVSATYFQQRSSDFSDNNSLALGTETDGSSDSSSMSEAKKTSDKSKTSKVISRTVQAVRKFGRISSTTAVAKDPSKKSSGTIKSPSIGTPKAPKRWQ; this is encoded by the exons ATGAATCCCCCATCTGGTATAAAGATTACAGTACCCAGAGAATTGGGTAGTCCAAAGGACATTTTCAATGGAATTGATAGAGTTGGGCATGTAGTAAACACTCAATGTGAGGTGGAAG CTAAACATCGATCGGTTTTGGTTCAATGGTTAAATAGTCTTCTTCCTTCATTGGACTTCTCAACAAATGTCACAGATGGTGAATTAAGAGCATGCTTGAGCAGTGGTACAGTTTTGTGCCAGATACTAAACAAACTACGACCTGGTCCCGTAACTATG GTCAGTGAATCTGATCATTCTCTGCCATCACAATCAGAAAATGTTAAAACATTTCTGAAAGCTTTGGATGGATTGGGATTGCCAAGGTTTGAAATATCAGACCTAGAGAAG GGATCTATGAAGCCTGTTGTGGATTGTCTTTTAATACTCAGAGCGAAAAGTTTGATGAATTCTTTGGGAGATAATGCTTCTTTAAGTAATTCCAATGCATCAAGCCCTCGTGGGTATGGATCTTCGAGTTTTCATTCTTCCCCACCATTTGGTGTGGACAACAGGAAGCTTACATCTGAGTCAAGGTTTCAACGTGTTATGAGTTTTAGCCCTTCTATGGCGG AACCATCAGCTTCATTAATATACCAGGTTGGTCATAAGTTCCACGAGGTTTTTCAAATTAAACCTGGAAGCTATTCAGATCTTCCTGCCGCAAAAATATCAGAAATGATGAAATCAAACAGTTTAGAT AATGCTCCCACTCAATCGCTATTAAGTGTTGTCAATGGTATTCTTGAAGAAAGCGTCGAGAGAAGAAACGGAGAAATACCTCAT cgGGTGGCATGCTTGTTGAGAAAGGTTTCACAGGAGATCGAACGCCGCATATCGACACAAGCAGAACACATACGAACT CAAAGTAATCTTTTTAAGGCCCGGGAAGAAAAATATCAGTCGAGAATAAGAGTACTCGAGGCACTTGCATCTGGAACTAGAGAAGAGAGTGAG AGCGAACTTTTGCAACAGATGATTTCTAGCCAGCTTCAACAGTTGAAG GATGAGAAGGTCACAGAGgaagaaaagaaggaaaatgaaaaagaaataattaggTTGACGAAAATGCTAGAGGACAAAAATTTGGAAATTTCAGAATTGAAACAAAAACTGGAAGCAACCAAAAAAACATATGAAGCGAAATGCTCACAGTTGGAAGAAGAAACCAGGGATGCTAAAGCAGAATTGAGACAGAAGTCTCAAGAATATGAGTATCGACTCGAAGAACTGAGGAACGCAGTTAAGGAGATTGAGGATTCTTCGGATTCAAAATATCAGGAGTGGAGAGTGAAAGAGAACCAATTGCAGACTGTTATAAATTGTCAATTTAGTTCCCTGCAG AAACTGAAATCATCGTGGGAGTCCATTAAGCAAGATGCTATGAAAGGGAAAACCGTTTATGTAGAGGAGTGTAATCGATTAC GTGTAAATCTCAAACCACTCATACATGCATCTCAGAACTATCAAGCCGTCCTtgctgaaaataaaaaaatgtttaatgaaGTTCAAGAATTAAAAG GAAATATCAGAGTATTTTGTCGAATTAGACCATTCCTTATagacaaaaaggaaaaacagtCTATTGTAGAAGACATAGGTGAAAGTGATTTGGTTGTGGTAAATCCCTCCAAAGAAGGGAAAGATGTACATCGATCATTTAAGTTCAACAAGATTTTCGGCCCTGCCGCAACTCAAG GAGATGTATACGCTGACATTCAACCTTTTGTAAGATCGGTACTCGATGGATATAATGTATGTATATTCGCTTATGGCCAAACCGGGTCCGGAAAAACTTACACAATG ACTGGTCCAAATGGAGCAACAAGTGAGAAACTCGGTGTTAATTATCGAGCTCTAAATGACCTCTTCAGAATTTCCACAAGCAGAGGAAGCCTCATAGACTATGAGATTTGGGTTCAAATGGTTGAGATATATAACGAGCAAGTTCGTGACTTGTTATCAACTGAGGAATCTCCAAAGAG ACTTGGGATTTTGACTCAATCTCAATCATACGGTATAGCAGTACCAGATGCTAGCATGTTCCCCGTAAAATCACCTTCAGATGTCATTAAGTTGATGGACATTGGACTTAAAAATAGAGCAATCGGTTCGACTGCTATGAATGAAAGAAGTAGCCGTTCTCACAg TGTGGTCTCAATTCATGTTCGTGGAAAGGATTTCAAGTCTGGTTCTACTATGCATGGTAATCTTCATTTGGTAGATTTGGCCGGAAGTGAAAGAGTAGATCGATCTGATGTAACCGGGGATAGACTTAAGGAAGCACAACATATAAACAAATCACTTTCTGCCCTCGGAGATGTAATCTTTGCCCTTTCTCAAAAGAGTCCCCATGTACCATATAGAAACAGCAAGCTTACTCAACTTCTGCAAACGTCTCTTG GCGGTCAAGCAAAGACTCTCATGTTTGTCCAGATTAACTCGGACGTCAGTTCGTATTCTGAAACTTTGAGTACTTTAAAGTTTGCTGAGAGAGTTTCCTCAGTTGAACTAGGAGCTGCACGAAATAACAAGGAGACGAGAGAATTATCTGAACAG GTGACTTCTATGAAGAACactattttgaaaaaagatgagGAGATTGAAAGGCTTAAATCACTGAACGCATCCATTGGTGGTATTTCTAAGCAAATTCAAAAAGTATCAAGTGGAAGTTTTAAGCACCTTGTTGAAGGTGATATCAAACAACAAATGGATGACCATAAAACTGAGTATCTCCGTTCGCCTGAAAAGGCTAGGCGAGTAACTCAAGGAGTCTCAGCTACAgattttcaacaaaaatcaaGTGATTTTTCTGACAACAAGGAGTCTCGGCTTAAATCACTGAACAAGTCCGTCAGTGGTATTTCTAAGCAAATTCAAAAAGTATCAAGTGGAAGTTTTAAGCACCTTGTTGAAGGTGATATCAAACAACAAATGGATGACCATAAAACTGAGTATTTCCGTTCGCCTGAAAAGGCTAGGCGAGTAACTCAAGGAGTCTCAGCTACAgattttcaacaaaaatcaaGTGATTTTTCTGACAACAAGGAGTCTCGGCTTAAATCACTGAACAAGTCCGTTAGTGGTATTTCTAAGCACATTCAAAAAGTATCAAGTGGAAGTTTTAAGCACCTTGTTGAAGGTGATATCAAACAACGAATGGATGACCATAAAACTGAGTTTCTCCGTTCGCCTGAAAAAGCTAGGCAAGTAACTCGAGGAGTCTCGGCTACAgattttcaacaaaaatcaaGTGATTTTTCTGACAACAAGGAGTCTCGGCTTAAATCATTGAACAAGTCCGTCAGTGGTATTTCTAAGCAAATTCAAAAAGTATCAAGTGGAAGTTTTAAGCACCTTGTTGAAGGTGATACCAAACAACGAATGGATGACCATAAAACTGAGTTTCTCCATTCGCCTGAAAAGGCTAGGCGAGTAACTCAAGGAGTCTCAGCTACATATTTTCAACAAAGATCAAGTGATTTTTCTGACAACAATAGTCTTGCTCTCGGCACAGAAACTGATGGTTCTTCTGATAGTTCCAGTATGAGTGAAGCCAAAAAGACTTCAGATAAGTCGAAGAC GTCCAAAGTAATATCCAGAACTGTTCAAGCGGTAAGGAAATTTGGCCGAATCTCATCTACCACAGCTGTAGCAAAGGACCCCTCAAAGAAATCATCAG GTACCATAAAAAGCCCCAGTATTGGCACACCTAAAGCTCCAAAACGGTGGCAGTAA